One window from the genome of Sphingomicrobium arenosum encodes:
- the paaB gene encoding 1,2-phenylacetyl-CoA epoxidase subunit PaaB has protein sequence MSDWPLWEVFVRAKGGLSHRHVGSVHAPDKEMALNHARDTYTRRMEGVSLWVVKSSDIVASDPDQSGPTFAPAEDKIYRHPTFYEIPEEVKHI, from the coding sequence ATGTCCGATTGGCCGCTTTGGGAAGTGTTCGTCCGTGCCAAGGGGGGGCTCAGCCACCGTCATGTCGGCAGCGTCCATGCGCCCGACAAGGAGATGGCGCTGAACCATGCGCGCGATACCTATACGCGGCGGATGGAGGGCGTGTCGCTGTGGGTGGTGAAATCCTCGGACATCGTCGCCAGCGATCCCGACCAGTCGGGGCCGACCTTCGCGCCCGCCGAGGACAAGATCTATCGGCACCCGACCTTCTATGAAATTCCCGAAGAGGTGAAGCACATCTAA
- the paaA gene encoding 1,2-phenylacetyl-CoA epoxidase subunit PaaA has protein sequence MYTTELDKQKKNVTAIGEAEPQELIDAFEARVAADEFIEPKDWMPEAYRKTLVRQISQHAHSEIVGMLPEGNWITRAPSLRRKAILLAKVQDEGGHGLYLYCAAETLGTSREEMVEALHSGKAKYSTIFNYPTLTWADIAAIGWLVDGAAIMNQVPLQRASYGPYARAMVRVCKEESFHQRQGYEAMLALSNGTEEQKRMAQDAINRWWWPSLMMFGPPDDQSPNTERSMRWRIKRETNDELRQKFVDITVPQAEYAGLTVPDPDLAWNEDKGGYDFGDIDWEEFYAVVRGEGPVAKERMKARREAWENGAWVREAADAHEAKKAAKKVA, from the coding sequence ATGTATACGACCGAACTCGACAAGCAGAAGAAGAATGTCACCGCGATCGGCGAGGCCGAGCCGCAGGAGCTGATCGACGCCTTCGAGGCGCGCGTGGCGGCCGACGAGTTCATCGAGCCCAAGGATTGGATGCCCGAGGCGTACAGGAAGACCTTGGTCCGCCAGATTTCGCAGCATGCGCATTCGGAAATCGTCGGGATGCTGCCCGAGGGCAATTGGATCACCCGCGCGCCGAGCCTTCGCCGCAAGGCCATCCTGCTCGCCAAGGTGCAGGACGAGGGCGGGCACGGCCTCTACCTCTATTGCGCTGCCGAGACGCTGGGCACGAGCCGCGAGGAAATGGTCGAGGCGCTGCATTCGGGCAAGGCGAAATATAGCACCATCTTCAATTATCCCACGCTCACCTGGGCGGACATCGCGGCGATCGGCTGGCTGGTCGATGGCGCGGCGATCATGAACCAGGTGCCGCTCCAGCGGGCGAGCTATGGTCCCTATGCCCGCGCCATGGTGCGTGTGTGCAAGGAGGAAAGTTTCCATCAGCGGCAGGGTTATGAAGCGATGCTGGCGCTGTCGAACGGCACCGAGGAGCAGAAGCGGATGGCGCAGGATGCGATCAACCGCTGGTGGTGGCCGAGCCTGATGATGTTCGGCCCGCCTGACGATCAGTCGCCCAACACCGAGCGCTCGATGCGCTGGCGCATCAAGCGCGAGACCAATGACGAGCTCCGGCAGAAGTTCGTCGATATCACCGTGCCGCAGGCTGAATATGCGGGTCTGACCGTTCCCGATCCCGATCTCGCGTGGAACGAAGACAAGGGCGGCTACGATTTCGGCGACATCGACTGGGAAGAATTCTATGCCGTCGTGCGCGGCGAGGGGCCGGTCGCCAAGGAGCGCATGAAGGCGCGCCGTGAGGCGTGGGAGAATGGCGCCTGGGTGCGCGAGGCCGCCGATGCGCATGAGGCGAAGAAGGCGGCGAAGAAGGTCGCCTGA